From Candidatus Beckwithbacteria bacterium:
TTCGCTCGAAATGACAATACTATTTATTTTGTAACTTCAATTTTAGCTTTAGCAGCTAGTTCTTTGCCTTCAATCACCGCATTAGTAAAGGCTTCAGTCATAAGTTTGATTGAGCGCACGGCATCATCATTACAAGGAATTGGATGATCGATTGGTTCAGGATCAACATTGGAATCAACTAGAGCATATAGCTTAGCTCCATTGTGTTTAGCTTCGGCTACAGCAGCTTTTTCCCGATTAATATCAATAATAAAAAGTATTTGGGGTGGTTGAGCAAGATCAACTATTCCGCCAAAAAGTCGTTCCAATCTGGTCACTTCTCGATCCAGCAAAACTCGTTCCTTTTTAGTATATTGTTTAAATTCACCACTTTCGAGACCAGATTTAAGTTTTTTTAACCTATCAATACTTTGTTTAACTTGTTGCCAGTTGGTAATAGTTCCTCCAGCCCAACGGGAAACAATATAGGGAACTCCAGCTCGTTTAGCTTCTTCTTTAGCAATAGCAGCAGCCTGACGTTTAGTGGCTACATAAGCAATAGTTTTGCCAGCAATCATGTCTTGTTTGACTGCTTCACAAGCTTCCTGTAAAAGCTGTTGGGTCTTTAAAAGATCAAAAATATGCACTCCATCTCTGGATTGCCAAATGTAAGGAGCCATTTTGGGATACCATCTTTTAGCCTGATGGCCAAAATGAACCCCAGCTTCCAGCATTTTTTCTAATGAAACCACAGATTTATCAGTCTTGTCTGAAGACATAGTAAATCTCCTTTAATCCCGAAATAAAATAATAATGTTTGTTCGGGTTGCCGCCACACCTGACAAAATAACCATTTTGTCATTCTGAGCTTGACTGAAAGTCAAGTCGAAGAATCTTGTTAATAAGATTCCTGCCTGCCAGCAGGCAGGTCTCGACTTCGCTCGAAATGACACAATGAGTCAAGGAGTTTTCAAGGTGTGTGAGTAATGGATGGAATTATAGCCTAAAAAACGGGGTTTTGCAAAAAACTATCTTCCTTTAGCAATAATCCCATTAATGGTATTACGGTAATTATTAATATCTGCTTCAGCTTGTTCTTTATCTTTTTTATCCTGTTCGCACTGATCTTTAAAAAAATCACTTCCATTACAAGTTATACTCATCGATGCTACTGCTCCATTATACGTTGCAGCAGAGCTATTGAATCGTTGCAGATAATATTGCAAATCATCATAATCTTGTTGGCTATAACATTTATTACTGGCAAATTCCCCTTCTCGAATATTAAATGGAGTACAACTGGAAACCTGTGAATTTGTATTAGTCGATTGCTGATTGTTGCTTTTATTACTATTAAGAAACTGGGTTGTTAAATCAGATATAGTTTCATTTACATCACGATATTTTAAATTTTTCCTCATCATCAGCATATCTTCATCTAGTTGAGCACTGATAGTAGCAAATTTTTCCTCGTCAACTCCCCACCACTTGATTAAAAACAGTTTTTTTTCATCCTTGCTCAATCCTACATATTGTACATCTCTAAATTCTTCTCCTTCAGAATTCGTTCCTTTTACATAAACCAAATCTAATGGTACTTCTCCCCATTTCAGCGAATCTTCATGACTGACTTCATAATCTTTATTAGCTAATGCCAAAGCTAGGTAATCTTCTTGTGTTAAAGACTTAGTATTATCAACACAAATAATTTCAAAACCTGGGTTGATACCACTTTCATCATCTTGTGATTTATAAAATAAAAATGACCCCCAAGCTACTTCATGAGGTAAAACATTTTGATCTAACGTAATAAAGGCTTCTGGTTTTAAGGGATATTCTTTAAAGATCCATTTTCTGTCTTTTCCTTCATAAGTATCGCTAGTATTAGTTACCGGAACAGATAAACCACATGCTGAGGGTATATATGAAGTAATCCTTTCTGCCTCTTTTTGTTCAAGATTTTCAATTTTTTCCTTATTCTGTATGAGTTTCTCGATATCCGGAATCTTGCTTTGAATTGTGTTATAAAGCAGGATTCCTAATGTAACTGCCATTATCCAACCGAAAATAGCAATAAGCCAAACCCAGATAGTGTTAGTTTTTTTAGTCCAATCAGTTTTTTCTTTAGCATCCTTGTACAAAGTTACCGAATAGGCCATAAAGTACCAAGACACTAACATATTTCCAAAAATCATAATAAACCTAAACATCAATCCCAAGTTTTTATTCACAGCTTCCAGCAACAAAGGTAAGAAAATCATTATTCCTAATACAATCCCAACCATAACCAACCAACGTACTAAAATTTCGCCAAAATGTTGGATAGTTATTTTCAAACTTCCATTAATTGCTTTAAAAAGACTTTTCCCAGATAGAGCTACTTCATAAGGAACAAACATCAACATCAAGCCAAAAATTAAAACAGGAATAATGAACAAAAACAAACCACCTAAAATAATAATTTGAGTTAAGATTAGAGTTGCTATAAGAGGAATCGCTAGACTAAACCCTATTCCAAGTGCTTTTCCAAAACTTCCTTCTTCTCCCTTTTTATCAATGACAATAATTGAAGCAATTTGTAGAGCTGCTTGAATAATCACAAAAAGCAAGAAACCTAAAACTAAAGCTATAAAAGGAACGAGCAATGTAGAAAAATTACTTGTTAACAGATTACTAAAATTAAAGGAACTCAAAGAAGAGATTTTAACACCAATACTTATTATCACCACTAACCCTATAATTCCAATTGAAATTAGACTTAAAACAAAAGACAGCAGAGATATTAAAAACAAATTCAAAATACTCTTTTTAAAGGTAAGCCAAGATTCTGATAAAAGCTGTCCAATAGACATGAATTCTTCAGATTTTATAGTATTGTGATTTACGATTTCGCTTTGGATAGAATTTTTTTCCATATATTTCAAAAATTGATAATTATATTATTGTAGACACAAATAAAAATGTAATACAAGAATGATTCGGTCAATAAAGATTTACTTCTCTACACTATCTTTTCCCAACCCGCTATAATTACTAAGTATAAGAAGCATAGATGTGCTTTTTTGAATAACTAACGTATGGCTGCCAATCAAGTACTAGCTCCAGTTTTAACTTTTTTTGAGCTGCGCGTTCCCAAAACCTCTGAAACTTCACCTGAAGCTATGGCCGCTTGTCTCAAAGCTTTACCTCGGATTAAAAATTCTTTACTCAAACGGTTGTTCGGAAAATCTCAAGCTTTGTCTTTTGAAATTATTGCTTGGAATCAACGCATTTATTTTATGGCAGCTTGTCCAACTACCTTTGGCTCTTATTTTACTAGTCAGTTAACTGCACAATATCCTCAAGCTTTGATTTCTCCAGTTGGCGATTTTCTGCCTTTCTTTTTTGGCAAACAAAGCAGTTTTAAAGATCAAATGGATCATGCCAGTTTTGGCAAAATTAGGCTGGAAAAGCCGTTTTATTTGCCTTTAAAAACGTATGCTGACTTTAAGGATGTTGACCCCCTATCAACCGTTTTAGGAACACTGGCTAAAACTGATCCAACTGACAAAGTTTTGATTCAATACCTTATCAGTGCTCCCAAAGGCAATTGGCAAGTTCATGGCCAAAGTATAGCTAATAAAACCTTTTCTACTGGCGAACCAGATAAAGTTATGCCTCATCCCCAAAAAACTCTGATTGAGCAAAAATGCAGTCAAACTGGATTTGGTGTTGATATTAATGTCTTGGTCCACAGCAAAAATAAATACCAATCAGAACTAGTTTTGACCAATTTAGCTGGAGCCTTTGCTAGCCTGTCTCATGGTGAAGGCAATAGTCTAAAGCTATCTAGACCAATGTTTTGGGATAAAACCGGCTGGTTTACCAGTATTATGAGTCGTATGCCGACTTATGGTAGTAATGCTCAAGTTTTTACCAGCGATGAACTAGCTACCTTATTTCATCTACCTAACCAAAATTTAATCAATATTAAAAATATTGCCTGGGGCGGCACCCTTAAAGGCGAACCCCCCGAAAATTTAGTTATTGCTGCTGGTTTGACAGATGAACAAAAGCGGGATATCAACTTTTTTGCAAAAACCGAATTCAAAAACAAACCAACGGTGTTTGGGATCAAACGCATTGACCGACGTAAACACATCTATGTGATCGGAAAAACTGGTACTGGGAAATCAACCTTGATTGCCAATATGGGTATTAATGACATGCGTAATGGAGAAGGTTTGGCAGTCATTGATCCTCATGGTGATCTGTGTGAAACTTTGCTCGACTATATTCCTAAGTTTCGACTTAATGATGTAGTTTATCTTGATCCAACTAATGTTGAGTATCCGTTTCGGATGAATCCTCTAGAAATTACTATTCCTGAGCAGGCCGAGTTGGTAGCTTCTGGGATTGTTTCTATTTTCCATAAACTGTTTGGCTACTCCTGGGGACCACGGCTAGAGTACATTTTACGCAATACTATACTAACTCTTACAGCTGTACCAAATAGCACGCTTTTGGATGTGCCTAAACTGCTAACTAATAGCGCCTATCGTAAACAGATAGTTGAAAAAATTGACGATCAGGTTTTGAAAAACTTCTGGTTGGATGAGTTTGGTCGACTTGATGATCGGGCTCGGACTGAAGCTGTTTCTCCAATTTTAAATAAAGTTTGTCAGTTTATCACCTCACCCAAAATTAGGACAATTCTGGAGCGGCCCCATTCCAGTCTTGATCTAGAAGATGTTATGAACAGCGGCAAAATTTTACTGCTTAATTTAGCCCAAGGCCGCCTTGGTGAAGATAATGCCGCCCTCCTTGGTGCCATGTTTATCACTAAAATCCAGTTAGCTGCCATGAACCGTGTTGGCATTCCCGAAGACAAACGCCGTGATTTTTATCTTTATGTTGATGAGTTTCAAAATTTTGCCACTTCTTCGTTTATTAAAATCCTATCCGAAGCTCGTAAGTACCGGCTCAATTTAATGGTCGCTAATCAGTATATGGGCCAAGTCGAAGAAGATGTTCAAAAAGCTATTTTTGGTAATGTTGGCACCTTGATTTCATTTTTAGTTGGTGCCGCAGATGCTACTATGCTCAACCAAGAATTTGGCAATTTATATGAAGAAGCTGATTTAGTCGGCTTGGATAATTTTGAAACGATTACCAAAATTTCAATTGATAACCGAACCTCCACTGCTTTTCCAGCCCGAACATTACCACTACCAAACTGTCGCAATCAGAATCGGGAAAAAGCCATTCGTCTTTCAGCTGAGCGCTATGGCAAACCTGACAAGCAAAAAGTTGAGCCAGTTCCAGTGCCAGTTCAACCTAACCAAGCTCCAACTATCAAACCATTAACTAGACCAACTCAACATCGAGATCAGGCTGAAGCAGCAATGGCCAAACTGATCGGTCAAAGTCATAATCTAAATCAGGTAAATTCACCAACATATGAAACTCAAAAAGCAACTAAAAAATCAAAAAACCGCCATAAACCATATAAAAGAAATCGCAATCAACAGGTAGAAAATAGTCAAATTCCCCAATCTAAACCTACTCCTAATCGCCCTAGATTTGTAGTAGAAGAAGTGAAAGACTAAGATTTTATTCTTGCTTTATAATCGCTTTTTTAAAAAATAGTCAAGAAACTGTTTTTCGAATTCTTTTTAATAATGTCATCGCAATGTTTGCTGCCTTTCTGAGAAGGCAAGTTCGATGACATAAAATGAGAAAAATTGTTTCCTGAACATTTTTTAACCTAAGCGAGAGTTTTCTTTTGCCTATTTCTTTGTCGGCACAAAGAAATAGGCTTTTGTAACTTTGGACAAGCCCTGCTTGCCGGCAGGCAGGAAAGAAAAAATAGGAATAGCATTTGGCAAGACAAAGAAAATAGGTTTCAATATTTAGAGAAAAATTCCTGCTTAAAAAAATTTACTTTATCTCTTTTATAATCCCTTCTAACAATTTCCTCATTTTTTCACTTTGAGCTTGAGCATTAGCTAAAACTTCCTGATGATTATGTTTAACAAAAGCCAAATTGGTCACACATGACAAACCCAATACTTTAATTCCTAAATGATTAGCCATAATAGTTTCTGGTACAGTACTCATACCCGCTGCATCTGCCCCTAGCTTTTCTAAGGCAATCTTATCTGCAAAGCTTTCAAAATTTGGTCCTTTGTAATAGGTGTAAACACCTCGATGATAAGCAATATTAAATTTTTGGCAAACATTACAAGCAATATCTTGTAAATTTTTATCAAAAGCTTGAGACAGATCCTGAAAATTAGAACCAGTTAGAGGACTTTGGCAAAAAAGAGTCAGTATATCTTTTAAAACTATAATGTCGCCAACTTGATAATTTTTATTTAGTCCCCCAACAGCTGAAGTTAAAACAACCATTTTAATCCCTAATTTGGCCAAGGCTTGCAATGGCCGAGTTACTTCTTCGCTACTATAACCTTCATAGGTATGAAAACGGCCAGCCATAATCCAAACCGACCTATTATTAAGTTTGCCTAAAAGTAAAGCGCCTTTGTGACCTAGCACTCCAGCTCCTTCACCAAAAACTCGAGCAAAATCAAACTGCTTCTCAACTTTCATTCCTTCAACCACACTATTCCACCCAGAACCTAAAACCATTAAAACATGAGCTTTGTCCTGATAAGCTTGCAATTTAGCAATGATTTCATCAACTTGAAACATAAAAATTACTCCCACTCCATAGTAGCTGGAGGTTTAGTGGTAATATCATATACAACTCGAGACACATCGGGCACTTCATTTACTATTCTAGAAGAAATTTTTTGCAACAGTTCATATGGTAAATGAGCCCAACCAGCTGTCATAATATCATTACTATCATAAACTCTTAATCCAACTATTTCTCCATAAACTCTACCATCACCCTTAACTGCTGTACTCATCGTTCCAGTCATAATAGGAAAAGATTGAAAAATCTTGTTATACCAACCACTTGATTTTATAATTTCTAAAACAATTTTGTCAGCTTGTTGTTGCTTAGCTAATCTTTCCTCCGTCACCTCTCCCAAAATCCTAATCGCTTGGCCTGGGCCTGGAAAAGGCTGTTTCATCAAAATATCTTCTGGTAAACCTAGCTGTCTACCTAATTCTCTAACTTCATCTTTGTAAAAATTGCGTAAAGGTTCAAGTAAGTCCAAATTCATTTTTTTTGGCAAACCACCAACATTATGATGGCTTTTTATTTTACTGGCATTTTTACTACCCTTACTTTCAATAACATCAGAGTAAATCGTTCCTTGAACCAAAAATTTTGTATTTTTTATTTTTTTAGCTTCTTGTTGAAATAAATCTATATACAAATTACCAATAATGATTCTCTTTTTCTCTGGATCAGTTACTTTTTTTAATTTACTTAAAAATTCTTTTTTTGAATCTAATATAACTGGCTTTATTTTCAATAATTTTTCAAAAATATATTTGACTTCCTCAGTAGTTCCTTCACGCATCAAACCATTATCACAATAAATAGGAATAAATTTTTTGCCCATTGCTTTAGCCACAATCGTGCTAGCAACCGTCGAATCAACTCCTCCAGAGACCGCAGCAATTGCTTTGGCATTTTCTCCTTTTTGATCAACTATATCTTTTACTTGCTTGATAATGTCATTAACATTGATTTTTCTTTTAGAAACTTTTAAACCACAGATAATTTCTACAAAATTTTGTAAAATTCTTTTACCTTCTTGGGTATGTTCTACTTCTGGATGAAATTGGACTCCAAAAATTTTTCTTTCAAAATCACCTACCCCAGCTGCCTTTACTGTCGGAGTAGATACATGATAATCAAAACCAACAGGCAATTTAACCACTTCATCACCATGAGACATCCAAACTTTAAGTTCTCTGGCTTTTATATTTTCAAATAAAGGACTTCTATGATTTATTTTAACTTCAGTCGGACCATATTCTTTATGACCTTGAATTACTTTACCTTTAAGTAATCTTGCAGTTTGTTGCCAACCATAGCATATTCCTAAAATTGGAATTTTAAATGTAAATATTATGGGATCGATACTAGGAGAACCTTTTTCATAAACACTTGCTGGACCACCAGACAAGATAATACCTGCAGGTTTATATTTAGAAATTCCAGCTAAAGCATTATCCGAATCAACTATCCTAACTTCTACCCCTAAATCCCTAATCCTCCTACCAATTAAATGAGTTGTTTGTGAACCAAAATCAACAATTAAAATCATATTTTTAGATAGTAATTAATAATTTCATCTTTGAAATTAAATTTCTTAAACCTTTTAATAATTTCTTGTTTGTTAAGTCCCTGTTTTGCCCATTTTAGCCCAAGTTGTTCAATCGTTTCCCGAGCTTCGAAAGGGAAAACAATCCATGAATTCACTTCTTGAGCATAATAATCTGGAGTCAAACTACAATGGTTACGATAAAACAAACTGGCCGTATACACTTTTTTGACAGCAAAATCCCGTAAGTGGTCTTTAGTAAAAACTAAAGACTTGCCGGTATCGGCAATATCATCAAACAATAAAACTGTCTCGTTACGAATTACAGGAGGAATATCTTGATAAATATCTGGTTTATCCATCATCTTACCAATCCCTGAATAAAACTTAATACCAATACTAGCAACATAATCAATTCCTAAAAAATCAATTAGACTACAGGTTTGTGGCCAACCACCTTTAGCTAACGTCACAATACGATCAATTCTGAGCTTATCTTTCAAAATTTTTTGAGCAAGTATAAAGCTCAAATCTTCAAGTTGGCTCCAGCTCGGAGCAATATAGGTAATTGATTCATTGGAAAATTGAATGGGTGTAAGTTTCATGGTTTAAATTATAAACTAAAAACTTTTCCAATATTATGTTTTCAGTTAAAAATTAGGCAACTTATTAATAATTTTTTTAATCAAATTATGTATGTCTGTTTTTTCGTAGATATTGATAGTAATAACTTTTACATTAGAATTTTTAACTACAAAATCCAGACTGGATTGCAAACTGGTTAAATAATCTTTACTATGATTTTTTATTTCAAATTCTCTTCCTCTTTTTTTGATTCGTTTGAGAAGAAAATTAACCGGTGCTTTTAAATAAATGAGGATTCCTTGGTTGCTAATATTTTTAGTTAAAAATGTATAAATTTCCTGATATAAACTCCACTCTTCATCTGTAAAATAACCGCTTTTAATTCTGCTGTGAGCATACACATAGCTCATAACAATTCCGCTATCAATAATTATATTTTGATCATTGAGTTCAGAATTTAGTTTAGATAATAACTTAGCACGTTCTTTTAGAAACCATAAATCACTAGTAAACGACCAACGCTTACGATCCTGTAAAGCTAATGGGAAAAATGGATTAGTTTTATAAAATTCATCAGCTGGGATAAGTTTGGCATGAAGCTTTTTTGCCAAAAGTTCGCACACAGTACTCTTGCCAGAACCTACATTACCTATCACTGTTATTGGTTTATAAGTCATTTATTTTAAATATAAACTATAAATATCCTACTAAAATAAAAATTCAATCCAAGGTTGTTTTCTATGAAAAAAGTCCCATTTCTTCCAAAAGCGGAGGAGCAAAGCCATTAATATATGCAAAAACTGTATTCAAACCATCTTCAGACAATGAAATATGTGATTTTCGTTGCCATTTTGGCTCACTAGCTCTATTTTGCTCAAATCCTGTAGCACAACTCATAGAGACCTCGAATCCATCTTCATAAAATTCAATTCTTGTTGGTTCATGCATAATGGGAAGTGAACCTGGAATATTGTGTAGTTTTTTATCAAAATACTCTTCCACATAAACTTGCGCCCTACCTTCTGATATTTCTGCAATATTCATTTTTGTTTCAACTATACCAATTTTCCAATTTACACCATCCCAATATACTAAAACTCCTTTTTGGATAATTTCTTTTCCTGACTGAGCCATTATTTGTTTTACTGCTTCTTCTTTGTTTGCAGGTTTTTCCAATACTGTTACAGTTCCATTATTTCTAATTACTTTTAAAGTATCTGAGGTTATAACATGACTATCCGGAAACTCATGATGAGCAGCTACTGCCTTTTGCCAGGCTAAAACTTCAGGTATATAACCATATTCATAAAATGGCCCATGTTCATATGCTGCTTGCCAATCTGCTTCACTAAAAGTATCAGGAAATAGAGTAGTTCTTACCACTCCTACTCCTAGCAAGCATAATAAGTCAGCTTTTTGATTATTACCTGCTATAAACAAAATACTATTATTTTCTTGCAATGGTTCGAA
This genomic window contains:
- a CDS encoding purine-nucleoside phosphorylase translates to MFQVDEIIAKLQAYQDKAHVLMVLGSGWNSVVEGMKVEKQFDFARVFGEGAGVLGHKGALLLGKLNNRSVWIMAGRFHTYEGYSSEEVTRPLQALAKLGIKMVVLTSAVGGLNKNYQVGDIIVLKDILTLFCQSPLTGSNFQDLSQAFDKNLQDIACNVCQKFNIAYHRGVYTYYKGPNFESFADKIALEKLGADAAGMSTVPETIMANHLGIKVLGLSCVTNLAFVKHNHQEVLANAQAQSEKMRKLLEGIIKEIK
- the rpsB gene encoding 30S ribosomal protein S2; translation: MSSDKTDKSVVSLEKMLEAGVHFGHQAKRWYPKMAPYIWQSRDGVHIFDLLKTQQLLQEACEAVKQDMIAGKTIAYVATKRQAAAIAKEEAKRAGVPYIVSRWAGGTITNWQQVKQSIDRLKKLKSGLESGEFKQYTKKERVLLDREVTRLERLFGGIVDLAQPPQILFIIDINREKAAVAEAKHNGAKLYALVDSNVDPEPIDHPIPCNDDAVRSIKLMTEAFTNAVIEGKELAAKAKIEVTK
- the guaA gene encoding glutamine-hydrolyzing GMP synthase, yielding MILIVDFGSQTTHLIGRRIRDLGVEVRIVDSDNALAGISKYKPAGIILSGGPASVYEKGSPSIDPIIFTFKIPILGICYGWQQTARLLKGKVIQGHKEYGPTEVKINHRSPLFENIKARELKVWMSHGDEVVKLPVGFDYHVSTPTVKAAGVGDFERKIFGVQFHPEVEHTQEGKRILQNFVEIICGLKVSKRKINVNDIIKQVKDIVDQKGENAKAIAAVSGGVDSTVASTIVAKAMGKKFIPIYCDNGLMREGTTEEVKYIFEKLLKIKPVILDSKKEFLSKLKKVTDPEKKRIIIGNLYIDLFQQEAKKIKNTKFLVQGTIYSDVIESKGSKNASKIKSHHNVGGLPKKMNLDLLEPLRNFYKDEVRELGRQLGLPEDILMKQPFPGPGQAIRILGEVTEERLAKQQQADKIVLEIIKSSGWYNKIFQSFPIMTGTMSTAVKGDGRVYGEIVGLRVYDSNDIMTAGWAHLPYELLQKISSRIVNEVPDVSRVVYDITTKPPATMEWE
- a CDS encoding ATP-binding protein produces the protein MAANQVLAPVLTFFELRVPKTSETSPEAMAACLKALPRIKNSLLKRLFGKSQALSFEIIAWNQRIYFMAACPTTFGSYFTSQLTAQYPQALISPVGDFLPFFFGKQSSFKDQMDHASFGKIRLEKPFYLPLKTYADFKDVDPLSTVLGTLAKTDPTDKVLIQYLISAPKGNWQVHGQSIANKTFSTGEPDKVMPHPQKTLIEQKCSQTGFGVDINVLVHSKNKYQSELVLTNLAGAFASLSHGEGNSLKLSRPMFWDKTGWFTSIMSRMPTYGSNAQVFTSDELATLFHLPNQNLINIKNIAWGGTLKGEPPENLVIAAGLTDEQKRDINFFAKTEFKNKPTVFGIKRIDRRKHIYVIGKTGTGKSTLIANMGINDMRNGEGLAVIDPHGDLCETLLDYIPKFRLNDVVYLDPTNVEYPFRMNPLEITIPEQAELVASGIVSIFHKLFGYSWGPRLEYILRNTILTLTAVPNSTLLDVPKLLTNSAYRKQIVEKIDDQVLKNFWLDEFGRLDDRARTEAVSPILNKVCQFITSPKIRTILERPHSSLDLEDVMNSGKILLLNLAQGRLGEDNAALLGAMFITKIQLAAMNRVGIPEDKRRDFYLYVDEFQNFATSSFIKILSEARKYRLNLMVANQYMGQVEEDVQKAIFGNVGTLISFLVGAADATMLNQEFGNLYEEADLVGLDNFETITKISIDNRTSTAFPARTLPLPNCRNQNREKAIRLSAERYGKPDKQKVEPVPVPVQPNQAPTIKPLTRPTQHRDQAEAAMAKLIGQSHNLNQVNSPTYETQKATKKSKNRHKPYKRNRNQQVENSQIPQSKPTPNRPRFVVEEVKD
- a CDS encoding deoxynucleoside kinase, whose product is MTYKPITVIGNVGSGKSTVCELLAKKLHAKLIPADEFYKTNPFFPLALQDRKRWSFTSDLWFLKERAKLLSKLNSELNDQNIIIDSGIVMSYVYAHSRIKSGYFTDEEWSLYQEIYTFLTKNISNQGILIYLKAPVNFLLKRIKKRGREFEIKNHSKDYLTSLQSSLDFVVKNSNVKVITINIYEKTDIHNLIKKIINKLPNF